One Pseudoclavibacter endophyticus DNA segment encodes these proteins:
- a CDS encoding Rv3654c family TadE-like protein, producing the protein MATRVPRPLGRLHGERGAGAVLAVALIAASLAFAIALVQVFAALSAHQRVQAAADAAALAAADTLSGRVSGDPCGRATELATANGASVRSCELDGVEALVVVDLSAGWVTVSAAALAGPAPALRS; encoded by the coding sequence GTGGCGACGCGAGTCCCGCGCCCGCTCGGTCGCCTGCACGGCGAGCGAGGGGCGGGCGCGGTGCTCGCCGTCGCGCTCATCGCCGCAAGTCTCGCGTTCGCGATCGCGCTCGTGCAGGTGTTCGCGGCGCTCTCGGCCCACCAACGCGTGCAGGCGGCGGCCGATGCGGCGGCGCTCGCCGCGGCCGACACGCTCTCCGGCCGCGTGAGCGGCGACCCGTGCGGCCGCGCGACCGAACTCGCGACCGCAAACGGGGCATCCGTGCGAAGCTGCGAACTCGACGGGGTCGAAGCCTTGGTCGTCGTCGATCTGTCTGCCGGATGGGTTACGGTTTCGGCGGCCGCGCTCGCGGGTCCAGCACCCGCCTTGCGGTCATGA
- the topA gene encoding type I DNA topoisomerase, which produces MSGSNKLVIVESPTKVKSISQYLGDDYTVMASVGHIRDLIEPKNLPAEKKQGALGKFSIDIDNDFEPYYTISEGKQKTVAELKRALKNADELILATDEDREGEAIAWHLLEVLKPKVPVKRMVFHEITREAIEAAKNATRDIDVNLVDAQETRRVLDRLYGYELSPVLWRKVRVGLSAGRVQSAATRLVVERERERMAFVKASYWGVQTEFEPDAGGAFASRLTRVDGQRIATGRDFDDHGNLKNDVTVLVEEAAESIAEQLKDGAPVTVLSLETKPYTRRPAAPFTTSTLQQEAGRKLRFSARQTMSVAQSLYEHGHITYMRTDSASLSQQAIAAARSQATKLYGADSIPEKPRLYGSKSKNAQEAHEAIRPAGSQFALPSELQRSLSPNESKLYDLIWKRTVASQMADAKGQTATVTLGASPLEVPTAQGEVQQVACEFQTSGTVITFRGFLAAYEEGQDEPRNRDDAEAKLPPLEVGQALSTAEAEASSHETSPPPRYTEASLVKTLDELGIGRPSTYASIIATIQDRGYVHTKGSALVPSWIAFSVVRLLEENFNELVQYDFTAQMEADLDRIAGGERDRNDWLRAFYFGTDDYPGLRPVVDNLGEIDPKAINTIPITEDASLRVGRYGPYLEVTDGTGGTPRRIGVPEDLAPDELTEAKARELIDAPIPQDRELGVDPETGNTIVVKDGRFGSYVSEVFPEPANDADASEGDAGDSAPKRRTKKPAGPKPRTASLFASMLQEQVTLEQALQLLRLPRVVGTDPESGEEITAQNGRYGPYLKKGADSDEKKAETRSLPSEDAIFTVDLDTALELFAQPKFANRQSKSVIKEFGADPVSGKTVRVRDGRFGPYVTDGETNATIPRGEVPDELDFERATQLLADKRAKGPAKPARGGAKKPAAKKPAAKKPAAKKPAAKKPAPKTSAATSSSSAAKKPTTRTPAAKKPASDA; this is translated from the coding sequence GTGTCTGGCTCCAACAAACTGGTCATCGTCGAGTCGCCGACGAAGGTAAAAAGCATCTCTCAGTACCTCGGCGACGACTACACCGTGATGGCCTCGGTCGGCCACATCCGCGACCTCATCGAACCCAAGAACCTGCCGGCAGAGAAGAAGCAGGGCGCCCTCGGAAAGTTCTCGATCGACATCGACAACGACTTCGAGCCCTACTACACGATCTCCGAAGGCAAGCAGAAAACGGTGGCCGAGCTCAAGCGCGCGCTGAAAAACGCCGACGAGCTCATCCTCGCCACCGATGAAGACCGCGAAGGCGAGGCCATCGCGTGGCACCTGCTCGAGGTGCTGAAGCCCAAGGTGCCGGTCAAGCGCATGGTGTTTCACGAGATCACGCGCGAGGCCATCGAAGCGGCGAAGAACGCAACGCGCGACATCGACGTCAACCTCGTCGATGCGCAAGAGACCCGCCGCGTTCTCGACCGCCTCTACGGCTACGAGCTCTCGCCCGTCCTCTGGCGCAAGGTGCGCGTCGGGCTCAGCGCCGGTCGCGTGCAGTCGGCCGCGACGCGCCTCGTCGTCGAGCGCGAGCGCGAGCGCATGGCCTTCGTGAAGGCGTCGTACTGGGGCGTGCAGACCGAGTTCGAGCCGGATGCCGGGGGTGCGTTCGCGTCGCGCCTCACCCGCGTCGACGGGCAGCGCATCGCGACCGGCCGCGACTTCGACGACCATGGCAACCTCAAGAACGACGTGACCGTGCTCGTGGAGGAGGCGGCCGAGTCGATCGCCGAGCAGCTCAAGGACGGGGCACCCGTCACGGTGCTCAGCCTCGAGACCAAGCCGTACACGCGCCGGCCCGCGGCACCCTTCACGACGTCGACCCTCCAGCAGGAGGCCGGCCGTAAGCTTCGATTCTCGGCGCGGCAGACGATGAGCGTCGCCCAATCGCTCTACGAGCACGGGCACATCACGTATATGCGTACCGACTCGGCCTCGCTCTCCCAGCAGGCCATCGCGGCGGCGCGCTCGCAGGCCACAAAGCTGTACGGCGCCGACAGCATCCCCGAGAAGCCCCGCCTTTACGGGTCGAAGTCGAAGAACGCGCAAGAGGCGCACGAGGCGATCCGCCCCGCCGGCTCGCAGTTCGCGCTCCCGTCGGAACTGCAGCGATCGCTGTCGCCGAACGAGTCGAAGCTCTACGACCTGATCTGGAAGCGCACGGTCGCCTCGCAGATGGCCGACGCGAAGGGCCAAACCGCGACCGTGACGCTGGGCGCATCGCCCCTCGAGGTGCCGACGGCGCAGGGTGAGGTGCAGCAGGTCGCCTGCGAGTTCCAGACCTCGGGCACCGTGATCACGTTCCGCGGGTTCCTCGCCGCCTACGAGGAGGGGCAGGACGAGCCGCGCAACCGCGACGACGCCGAGGCGAAGCTCCCGCCGCTCGAGGTGGGTCAGGCGCTGTCGACCGCTGAGGCGGAAGCGTCGTCGCACGAGACGTCGCCGCCGCCGCGATACACCGAGGCGAGCCTCGTCAAGACTCTCGACGAGCTCGGCATCGGCCGCCCGTCGACGTATGCGTCGATCATCGCGACGATCCAGGACCGCGGCTACGTGCACACGAAGGGGTCGGCGCTCGTGCCGAGCTGGATCGCGTTCAGCGTCGTGCGGCTGCTCGAAGAGAACTTCAACGAGCTCGTGCAGTACGACTTCACGGCCCAGATGGAGGCCGACCTCGACCGCATCGCCGGTGGCGAGCGCGACCGCAACGACTGGCTTCGCGCCTTCTACTTTGGCACCGACGACTACCCGGGCCTGCGGCCCGTCGTCGACAATCTCGGCGAGATCGACCCGAAGGCGATCAACACCATCCCGATTACGGAGGACGCCTCCCTCCGCGTCGGGCGTTACGGGCCGTACCTCGAGGTCACCGACGGCACCGGCGGCACGCCCCGCCGCATCGGCGTGCCCGAGGACCTCGCCCCCGACGAGCTCACGGAAGCGAAGGCGCGCGAACTCATCGACGCGCCGATCCCGCAAGACCGCGAGCTCGGGGTCGACCCCGAGACGGGCAACACAATCGTGGTGAAGGACGGCCGCTTCGGGTCATACGTGTCCGAGGTGTTCCCGGAGCCGGCGAACGACGCGGACGCGAGCGAGGGCGACGCCGGCGACTCGGCGCCGAAGCGCCGAACGAAGAAGCCAGCGGGCCCCAAGCCGCGCACGGCATCGCTCTTCGCCTCGATGCTGCAGGAGCAGGTCACGCTCGAGCAGGCGCTGCAGCTGCTCCGCCTGCCCCGGGTCGTCGGCACCGATCCCGAGTCGGGGGAGGAGATCACGGCGCAGAACGGGCGCTACGGCCCCTACCTCAAGAAGGGCGCCGACAGCGACGAGAAGAAGGCCGAGACGCGCTCGCTGCCGAGCGAAGACGCGATCTTCACCGTCGACCTCGACACGGCGCTCGAGCTCTTCGCCCAGCCCAAGTTCGCGAATCGACAGTCGAAGAGCGTCATCAAGGAGTTCGGCGCCGACCCGGTCTCGGGCAAGACGGTTCGCGTGCGCGATGGCAGGTTCGGGCCCTACGTGACCGACGGCGAGACGAACGCGACGATCCCGCGCGGCGAGGTCCCCGACGAGCTCGACTTCGAGCGGGCGACCCAGCTGCTTGCCGACAAGCGCGCCAAGGGGCCGGCGAAGCCCGCCCGGGGCGGCGCCAAGAAGCCGGCTGCCAAGAAGCCGGCCGCGAAAAAGCCGGCAGCCAAGAAGCCGGCAGCCAAGAAGCCCGCACCGAAGACGTCCGCCGCGACCTCGTCCTCGAGCGCCGCGAAGAAGCCCACGACCCGCACGCCCGCCGCCAAGAAGCCGGCGAGCGACGCGTGA